In Aeromicrobium marinum DSM 15272, one genomic interval encodes:
- the gdhA gene encoding NADP-specific glutamate dehydrogenase, translated as MSSLDPHLQDVYDRVLARNPGEDEFHQAVMEVLESLGPVLDQHPEYADGAVLERLCEPERQIMFRVPWTDDEGRVQVNRGYRVEFSSALGPYKGGLRFDPSVDLGIVKFLGFEQTFKNALTGLQMGAGKGGADFDPKGRSDAEVMRFCQSFMTELYRHIGEQTDVPAGDIGVGQREIGYLFGQYKRITNRYESGVITGKGLDWGGSEARTEATGYGLVIFTAEMLKADGDSLEGKRVVVSGSGNVAVYAIEKVQQLGGTVVACSDSSGYVVDEKGIDVEVLKQVKQVRRERIEAYVDARGGDARFVADRPVWEVPCDIALPCATQNELDVDGARSLVENGCQLVAEGANMPTTPEAFDVLAEAGVRFAPGKAANAGGVATSGLEMQQNASFEAWTFHDTEQRLTEIMRGIHERCLTAAEDHGSPGDYVVGANIAGFVTVADTMLALGVV; from the coding sequence GTGAGTTCCCTCGATCCCCACCTGCAGGACGTCTACGACCGCGTCCTCGCCCGCAACCCCGGCGAGGACGAGTTCCACCAAGCCGTCATGGAGGTCCTCGAGAGCCTGGGTCCGGTGCTCGACCAGCATCCGGAGTACGCCGACGGCGCCGTGCTGGAACGTCTCTGTGAGCCCGAACGACAGATCATGTTCCGGGTGCCGTGGACCGACGACGAGGGACGGGTGCAGGTCAACCGCGGCTACCGGGTCGAGTTCAGCTCGGCCCTGGGTCCGTACAAGGGCGGGTTGCGGTTCGACCCCAGCGTCGACCTGGGCATCGTGAAGTTCCTCGGTTTCGAGCAGACCTTCAAGAACGCCCTCACGGGCCTGCAGATGGGAGCCGGTAAGGGCGGGGCCGACTTCGACCCCAAGGGCCGCTCCGACGCCGAGGTCATGCGCTTCTGCCAGTCGTTCATGACCGAGCTGTACCGGCACATCGGCGAACAGACCGACGTGCCGGCCGGCGACATCGGGGTCGGCCAGCGGGAGATCGGCTACCTGTTCGGTCAGTACAAGCGGATCACCAACCGCTACGAGTCCGGCGTGATCACCGGCAAGGGCCTCGACTGGGGCGGATCGGAGGCGCGCACGGAGGCCACCGGCTACGGTCTGGTGATCTTCACCGCTGAGATGCTGAAGGCCGACGGTGACTCCCTCGAGGGCAAGCGGGTCGTGGTCTCCGGCTCGGGCAACGTGGCCGTGTACGCCATCGAGAAGGTGCAGCAGCTCGGCGGCACGGTCGTCGCCTGCTCGGACTCCAGCGGCTACGTGGTCGACGAGAAGGGCATCGACGTCGAGGTGCTGAAGCAGGTCAAGCAGGTGCGGCGCGAGCGGATCGAGGCGTACGTCGACGCCCGGGGCGGCGACGCGCGTTTCGTCGCGGACCGGCCCGTGTGGGAGGTGCCGTGCGACATCGCGCTGCCGTGCGCCACCCAGAACGAGCTCGACGTCGACGGCGCACGCTCCCTCGTCGAGAACGGCTGCCAGTTGGTGGCCGAGGGCGCCAACATGCCCACCACCCCGGAGGCCTTCGACGTCCTGGCCGAGGCCGGCGTGAGATTCGCCCCCGGCAAGGCGGCCAACGCCGGTGGGGTCGCCACCAGCGGGCTGGAGATGCAGCAGAACGCCTCGTTCGAGGCCTGGACGTTCCATGACACCGAGCAGCGACTCACCGAGATCATGCGGGGCATCCACGAGCGGTGTCTGACCGCCGCCGAGGACCACGGCAGCCCGGGCGACTACGTCGTCGGCGCCAACATCGCCGGGTTCGTCACCGTGGCCGACACGATGCTCGCGCTGGGCGTGGTCTGA
- a CDS encoding GNAT family N-acetyltransferase yields MTSTDVVDRWLATWRHLRDLPAEQMDGWPLVRVGSVTRETELICTDPGVEEFERLQRRVAGDPRAMLTVVGTDLAGYRARPPIERVRVDRDDETLMSTTLRPLPRATLPDGLTERWTVEGPRVTYAVESGERIVASGTTGVCGRDMTLDSVETIPSHRRRGLGRLVMARLTDRATVLGATTGVLAASADGRALYEDLGWTVEAELLSLMGTAES; encoded by the coding sequence GTGACCAGCACGGACGTCGTGGACCGCTGGCTGGCGACCTGGCGGCACCTGCGTGACCTGCCGGCCGAGCAGATGGACGGATGGCCGCTGGTGCGGGTCGGGTCGGTGACCCGGGAGACCGAGCTCATCTGCACCGATCCCGGCGTCGAGGAGTTCGAGCGACTGCAACGACGCGTCGCGGGTGATCCTCGCGCGATGTTGACGGTGGTCGGCACCGACCTCGCCGGCTACAGGGCGAGGCCACCGATCGAGCGCGTGCGGGTCGACCGCGACGACGAGACGCTCATGTCCACGACGCTGCGCCCGCTCCCCCGCGCCACGCTGCCGGACGGGCTGACCGAACGGTGGACCGTGGAGGGCCCCCGCGTCACCTACGCCGTGGAGAGCGGGGAGCGCATCGTCGCCTCGGGCACGACGGGGGTCTGCGGTCGCGACATGACGCTGGACTCCGTCGAGACGATCCCGTCGCACCGGCGTCGCGGCCTCGGACGACTCGTGATGGCCCGGCTCACCGACCGTGCGACCGTCCTCGGCGCGACGACCGGCGTGCTGGCCGCCTCGGCCGACGGGCGTGCCCTCTACGAGGACCTCGGATGGACTGTCGAGGCCGAGCTGCTCTCCCTCATGGGCACCGCCGAGAGCTGA
- a CDS encoding NAD-dependent epimerase/dehydratase family protein has product MTDRHLVVGAGPVGRHVAQLLAARGSEVVVATRSGTDTGIDGVQHLALDATDTDALSAAASGSSVLYNCANPTDYTTWSALWPPLAASLLTAAERSGAVLAVTGNLYPYGPVGAPMTESTPDTATDTKGRLRATMWADARAAHEAGRIRAVEVRGSDYVGTGVGDHGHVSRQVGTLRAGKRAWVLFDADQPHTFTDVLDMARLLVAAGADESAWGRVWHAPSAAPRTQRQALVDLARVGDLPEPKISVLRPRLVRTIGAVVPMLKELADLSYQWTAPYVLDDAVSRAHFGLEPTPWDESMRRTLAG; this is encoded by the coding sequence ATGACCGATCGCCATCTCGTCGTCGGCGCCGGGCCCGTCGGCCGTCACGTCGCTCAGCTGCTCGCTGCCCGAGGGTCGGAGGTGGTCGTGGCGACGCGTTCGGGAACCGACACCGGCATCGACGGGGTGCAGCACCTCGCCCTCGACGCCACGGACACCGACGCTCTCAGCGCTGCTGCCAGCGGCTCCTCGGTGCTGTACAACTGCGCGAATCCCACCGACTACACGACCTGGTCGGCCCTGTGGCCGCCGCTGGCGGCGTCGCTGCTGACCGCGGCGGAGCGCTCGGGCGCCGTGCTCGCCGTCACCGGCAACCTGTACCCCTACGGCCCGGTCGGCGCACCGATGACCGAGTCGACGCCCGACACGGCGACCGACACCAAGGGCCGCCTCCGCGCGACCATGTGGGCCGACGCCCGTGCGGCCCACGAGGCGGGTCGGATCCGGGCGGTGGAGGTCCGCGGCTCGGACTACGTGGGGACGGGGGTCGGCGACCACGGCCACGTGTCCCGACAGGTCGGGACCCTGCGCGCCGGCAAGCGGGCGTGGGTGCTGTTCGACGCCGACCAGCCGCACACCTTCACCGACGTGCTGGACATGGCGCGCCTGCTCGTCGCCGCCGGTGCGGACGAGTCCGCCTGGGGCCGGGTCTGGCACGCTCCCTCGGCAGCTCCCCGCACCCAGCGTCAGGCGCTGGTCGACCTCGCCCGCGTCGGGGACCTCCCGGAGCCGAAGATCTCCGTGCTCCGACCCCGTCTGGTGCGGACCATCGGGGCGGTCGTGCCGATGCTGAAGGAGCTCGCCGACCTGTCGTACCAGTGGACCGCTCCCTACGTGCTCGACGACGCGGTGTCACGGGCCCACTTCGGCCTCGAGCCGACCCCGTGGGACGAGTCGATGCGCCGCACCCTCGCCGGGTGA
- a CDS encoding TetR/AcrR family transcriptional regulator — protein MTPPEPPSAPRTARQRAREQITAEILGAARTQLTRVGPSELSLREVARDVGMVSSAVYRYVSSRDELLTALLVLGYDELGAAVEQADRQVTDRSDHLGRWRAACRAVRTWALAHPGDYALLYGSPVPGYAAPQDTIGPATRTTVVLVTIVVDAHAADRAPRASDDSSSTDLARTLGAAVEFVRSHGIGDDVPPELVLRTLMGWTSVFGTISFELFGHLVGSVSDTAAYYDEVITRLAADLGIS, from the coding sequence ATGACACCTCCGGAGCCACCCTCCGCCCCGCGGACCGCCCGCCAGCGGGCCCGCGAGCAGATCACTGCGGAGATCCTCGGCGCCGCCCGCACCCAGCTGACCCGGGTCGGACCCAGCGAGCTCTCCCTGCGCGAGGTCGCCCGCGACGTCGGCATGGTCTCGTCGGCGGTGTACCGGTACGTCTCCAGCCGCGACGAGCTGCTGACGGCACTGCTGGTGCTCGGCTATGACGAGCTCGGCGCCGCGGTCGAACAGGCCGATCGCCAGGTGACCGACCGGTCCGACCACCTCGGCCGGTGGCGCGCGGCCTGCCGGGCCGTCCGGACGTGGGCGTTGGCGCACCCGGGCGACTACGCGCTGCTGTACGGCTCCCCGGTGCCGGGCTACGCCGCACCCCAGGACACCATCGGGCCGGCGACCCGCACCACGGTCGTCCTCGTCACCATCGTCGTGGACGCCCACGCGGCGGACCGAGCCCCGAGGGCGTCCGACGACTCGTCCTCCACCGACCTCGCACGGACTCTGGGCGCCGCCGTCGAGTTCGTCCGCTCCCACGGGATCGGCGACGACGTGCCTCCCGAGCTGGTCCTGCGGACCCTCATGGGCTGGACGTCGGTGTTCGGCACGATCTCGTTCGAGCTGTTCGGACACCTGGTCGGTTCGGTCAGCGACACCGCGGCCTACTACGACGAGGTCATCACGCGGCTGGCCGCCGACCTCGGGATTTCCTGA
- a CDS encoding TetR family transcriptional regulator, translating to MTSSSTRQEQKERTRQAILDAALQLSGKVGFAQLSLRQVAREAGIVPTALYRHFGSLDDVGLALVEESFETLRAMIRDAQRDPDTFADIIESSAEILVRVVKANRSHFGFVARERTSGSDPVRQAIQRELELFISELALVLARLPHIGTWSSEDVTMASGLFIRNMVYRAEQVVQMPDGRPDLEEDIKRKARREMRLIVLGFEKWQS from the coding sequence GTGACCAGCAGTTCCACCCGTCAGGAGCAGAAGGAGCGGACCCGTCAGGCCATCCTCGACGCCGCCCTGCAGCTGAGCGGGAAGGTCGGGTTCGCGCAGCTGAGTCTGCGCCAGGTCGCCCGTGAGGCGGGCATCGTGCCGACCGCGCTGTACCGGCACTTCGGGTCGCTGGATGACGTGGGACTGGCTCTGGTGGAGGAGTCGTTCGAGACGCTGCGGGCCATGATCCGTGACGCGCAACGGGACCCCGACACGTTCGCCGACATCATCGAGTCCTCGGCCGAGATCCTGGTGCGCGTCGTCAAAGCGAACCGGTCGCACTTCGGCTTCGTCGCCCGGGAGCGCACCAGCGGGTCCGACCCGGTGCGTCAGGCCATCCAGCGTGAGCTCGAGCTGTTCATCTCCGAGCTCGCGTTGGTGCTCGCCCGGCTGCCGCACATCGGCACGTGGTCCAGCGAGGACGTCACGATGGCGTCCGGTCTGTTCATCCGCAACATGGTCTACCGCGCGGAGCAGGTGGTGCAGATGCCGGACGGCAGGCCGGACCTCGAGGAGGACATCAAGCGCAAGGCGCGCCGCGAGATGCGCCTGATCGTGCTCGGCTTCGAGAAGTGGCAGTCCTGA
- a CDS encoding ferredoxin reductase, whose protein sequence is MGLLRSTLASKPVASLTSPHTVDHYLEQVHPLWTVENVRARVVSVERETGDASTVLLKPNRAWQGFRPGQHVEFGVEVDGVRKVRVFSVSSSALRTDGLFSLSVKAHPDGFVSQFLHRELTPRTIVYLSQAQGEFVLPDVLPERLALISGGSGITPVMSMLRTLADRAASRAAHLGEVTFLHYARSRADEMFTDELDRLAGLAGVRLVRVYTRQPEAGAELSGRFEHDHLRALGIDPGTTPAWVCGPAGLIASVRGVYAEQGTEHLLHQEYFKVPAVDLDAADATGTLSFDASATGAANSGATILEQAEAAGLTPEFGCRMGVCNTCAVKKLHGAVRHVITGEVTANTDETIKPCVNVPVGDVTVAL, encoded by the coding sequence ATGGGCCTCCTCAGGAGCACGCTGGCCTCCAAGCCGGTCGCGAGCCTCACCTCGCCCCACACCGTCGACCACTACCTCGAGCAGGTCCACCCGCTGTGGACGGTCGAGAACGTGCGGGCCCGGGTCGTCTCGGTCGAGCGCGAGACCGGCGACGCCAGCACCGTCCTGCTCAAGCCCAACCGCGCCTGGCAGGGGTTCCGGCCCGGGCAGCACGTCGAGTTCGGCGTCGAGGTCGACGGCGTCCGCAAGGTGCGCGTGTTCAGCGTGTCCAGCTCGGCCCTGCGCACCGACGGCCTGTTCAGCCTGTCGGTCAAGGCCCACCCCGACGGCTTCGTCTCCCAGTTCCTGCATCGCGAGCTGACGCCGCGCACGATCGTCTACCTCTCCCAGGCCCAGGGCGAGTTCGTCCTGCCCGACGTGCTGCCCGAGCGGCTGGCGCTGATCAGCGGCGGATCCGGGATCACCCCGGTGATGTCGATGCTGCGCACCCTGGCCGACCGGGCCGCCAGCCGCGCCGCGCACCTCGGCGAGGTCACCTTCCTGCACTACGCCCGCTCCCGCGCCGACGAGATGTTCACCGACGAGCTCGACCGGCTGGCGGGCCTCGCCGGCGTCCGCCTCGTGCGGGTGTACACCCGGCAGCCCGAGGCCGGCGCCGAGCTGTCGGGTCGCTTCGAGCACGACCACCTGCGGGCCCTCGGCATCGACCCCGGCACCACCCCCGCGTGGGTGTGCGGTCCCGCCGGCCTGATCGCCTCCGTCCGAGGCGTGTACGCCGAGCAGGGCACCGAGCACCTGCTGCACCAGGAGTACTTCAAGGTGCCGGCCGTCGACCTCGATGCCGCCGACGCCACCGGCACGCTGTCGTTCGATGCCAGCGCCACCGGCGCCGCGAACTCCGGCGCCACCATCCTGGAGCAGGCCGAGGCCGCCGGACTCACCCCGGAGTTCGGTTGCCGCATGGGCGTCTGCAACACCTGCGCCGTCAAGAAGCTGCACGGTGCCGTCCGCCACGTCATCACCGGCGAGGTCACGGCGAACACCGACGAGACCATCAAGCCCTGCGTCAACGTGCCCGTCGGCGACGTCACCGTCGCCCTCTGA
- a CDS encoding fatty acid desaturase family protein: protein MSKHAPIAPRTASDHDQAPQPLVGTDTEKRATIGLDLMTYEQLDEFGAELDAVRQRVLDDLGQKDADYIRWVIKVQRAAEVLGRIGIFMPFFWPAFVAGIALLGLAKILDNMEIGHNVMHGQYDWMNDPMVNGAKYEWDNVAPAQDWKHGHNFIHHTYTNIHGMDRDIGYNLLRIDPDQPWYATHRFNLPLATVLMFLFEWGVMYHGVELDQYLQGKMSKAEFAARKKRAAQKIRRQVFKDYLAWPIAALALVPVVGWWAPLAVLGANVAANIIRNIWTFLIIFCGHFPAQVQTFAEEDAQNESRGQWYLRQLLGSANISGHAPFHVLTGNLSYQIEHHLFPDIPARRYPEVAVDVRRLVEKYDLQYNTGRLSRQLLSVAHQLATYGAKPDDPYKIGNSPESKARRRAKREAARAEAERAEHLVA from the coding sequence ATGAGCAAGCACGCACCCATCGCCCCCCGCACAGCCAGCGACCACGACCAGGCGCCCCAGCCGCTGGTCGGCACCGACACCGAGAAGCGGGCCACGATCGGCCTGGACCTCATGACCTACGAGCAGCTCGACGAGTTCGGCGCCGAGCTCGACGCCGTCCGTCAGCGCGTGCTCGACGACCTCGGGCAGAAGGACGCCGACTACATCCGGTGGGTCATCAAGGTGCAGCGTGCCGCGGAGGTGCTGGGCCGCATCGGCATCTTCATGCCGTTCTTCTGGCCGGCCTTCGTCGCCGGGATCGCCCTGCTCGGCCTGGCCAAGATCCTCGACAACATGGAGATCGGCCACAACGTCATGCACGGCCAGTACGACTGGATGAACGACCCCATGGTCAACGGCGCCAAGTACGAGTGGGACAACGTGGCGCCGGCCCAGGACTGGAAGCACGGTCACAACTTCATCCACCACACCTACACCAACATCCACGGCATGGACCGCGACATCGGCTACAACCTGCTGCGGATCGACCCCGACCAGCCGTGGTACGCCACGCACCGGTTCAACCTGCCGCTCGCGACCGTGCTGATGTTCCTGTTCGAGTGGGGCGTGATGTACCACGGCGTCGAGCTCGACCAGTACCTCCAGGGCAAGATGAGCAAGGCGGAGTTCGCCGCCCGCAAGAAGCGTGCCGCGCAGAAGATCCGCCGCCAGGTGTTCAAGGACTACCTGGCGTGGCCGATCGCCGCCCTGGCCCTCGTGCCGGTGGTCGGCTGGTGGGCGCCGCTGGCCGTCCTCGGCGCCAATGTCGCCGCCAACATCATCCGCAACATCTGGACCTTCCTCATCATCTTCTGCGGCCACTTCCCCGCGCAGGTGCAGACGTTCGCCGAGGAGGACGCGCAGAACGAGTCGCGCGGCCAGTGGTACCTGCGCCAGCTGCTCGGCTCGGCCAACATCTCCGGCCACGCCCCGTTCCACGTCCTGACCGGGAACCTGAGCTACCAGATCGAGCACCACCTGTTCCCCGACATCCCGGCCCGCCGCTACCCCGAGGTCGCCGTCGACGTGCGCCGGCTGGTCGAGAAGTACGACCTGCAGTACAACACCGGGCGCCTCTCGCGCCAGCTGCTCAGCGTCGCCCACCAGCTCGCGACCTACGGCGCCAAGCCGGACGACCCGTACAAGATCGGCAACAGCCCTGAGTCCAAGGCACGGCGTCGCGCCAAGCGGGAGGCGGCTCGCGCCGAGGCCGAGCGTGCGGAACACTTGGTGGCGTGA
- a CDS encoding NAD(P)/FAD-dependent oxidoreductase, translating to MKKSVAVIGSGVSGLTAAYALRHTHDVTVFEADGRFGGHAHTHTLHEGDETHRVDSGFIVHNDRTYPHLRRLFAELGVEVHATEMSMSIHCDGCGLEYAGGRGGAGIFAQRRRLADPRYLAMLLGVKRFQRKALALLATADDGEVLTYGDFLRLHGFGAYFVQHYAIPIVACVWSSGDDTALEYPARYLFEFLRHHGFLSIKGSPQWYTVVGGSHSYIDRVVEEIGDVRHSTPITAVTRKPDGVELVDAAGRAHTADTVVIATHADQALALLTDPTDDERRVLGSFEYSDNETVLHRDPSFLPKADAARSAWNYRMDDCSATSERSTATYWMNRLQGIESRRPYLVTLNETERIAPDAVEAVMQYTHPIYTPTSVAAQAELPGLFTERTVYAGAYHGWGFHEDGCRSGVEAARALGSDWGGTA from the coding sequence ATGAAGAAGTCTGTCGCCGTCATCGGCTCCGGGGTCTCGGGCCTCACCGCCGCCTATGCGCTGCGGCACACGCACGACGTGACGGTCTTCGAGGCCGACGGGCGCTTCGGCGGCCACGCCCACACCCACACGCTGCACGAGGGGGACGAGACCCACCGGGTCGACTCCGGCTTCATCGTGCACAACGACCGCACCTACCCGCACCTGCGGCGACTGTTCGCCGAGCTCGGCGTCGAGGTCCACGCCACCGAGATGAGCATGAGCATCCACTGCGACGGGTGCGGTCTGGAGTACGCCGGCGGACGCGGAGGAGCCGGCATCTTCGCCCAGCGTCGTCGCCTGGCCGACCCCCGCTACCTGGCGATGCTGCTGGGGGTGAAGCGGTTCCAGCGCAAGGCTCTCGCGCTGCTCGCCACCGCCGACGACGGCGAGGTCCTCACCTACGGCGACTTCCTGCGCCTCCACGGCTTCGGCGCGTACTTCGTGCAGCACTACGCGATCCCCATCGTGGCCTGCGTCTGGTCGTCGGGTGACGACACCGCCCTGGAGTACCCCGCCCGCTACCTCTTCGAGTTCCTGCGGCACCACGGCTTCCTGTCCATCAAGGGTTCGCCGCAGTGGTACACCGTGGTCGGTGGGTCGCACTCGTACATCGACCGGGTCGTCGAGGAGATCGGCGACGTCCGGCACTCGACCCCCATCACCGCGGTGACCCGCAAGCCCGACGGGGTCGAGCTCGTCGACGCAGCCGGCCGGGCCCACACCGCCGATACGGTCGTCATCGCCACCCACGCCGACCAGGCGCTCGCCCTGCTGACCGACCCGACGGACGACGAGCGGCGGGTGCTGGGCTCGTTCGAGTACTCCGACAACGAGACGGTGCTGCACCGCGACCCGTCGTTCCTGCCGAAGGCCGACGCGGCCCGCTCGGCCTGGAACTACCGGATGGACGACTGCAGCGCCACCAGTGAGCGCAGCACCGCGACCTACTGGATGAACCGCCTGCAGGGCATCGAGAGCCGCCGCCCCTACCTGGTGACCCTCAACGAGACCGAACGCATCGCGCCCGACGCCGTCGAGGCCGTGATGCAGTACACGCACCCGATCTACACCCCGACGTCCGTCGCCGCCCAGGCCGAGCTTCCCGGGTTGTTCACCGAGCGCACGGTCTACGCCGGCGCGTACCACGGCTGGGGCTTCCACGAGGACGGCTGCCGGTCCGGCGTCGAGGCCGCCCGCGCCCTCGGCTCCGACTGGGGCGGGACCGCATGA
- a CDS encoding DUF1365 domain-containing protein, translating to MSITLPDTALPSLPALVEGTVAHTRRTPLTHRFRYRVYQWLVDVDDLPRLPRLLRPFSTFRAADHIGDPESSIRDNIVRYCHAHGLDVADHKILMLANARVLGHVFDPLSVFWVIAPDGGLTCIVAEVHNTYGERHAYLLDPDETGRADTDKAFYVSPFFSVDGRYDLRFELGSSSVSASVVLRQGGDAVFGATLRGVPRPASPRRVAAAILKYPLMTQRTSLLIRVHGVWLWLRRLPVVPRPPHQPPEGTL from the coding sequence ATGAGCATCACCCTCCCCGACACCGCACTGCCGAGCCTGCCGGCCCTCGTGGAGGGCACGGTGGCCCACACCCGTCGCACCCCGCTGACCCACCGGTTCCGCTACCGCGTGTACCAGTGGCTCGTCGACGTCGACGACCTGCCGCGTCTGCCGCGTCTGCTGCGCCCCTTCTCGACCTTCCGCGCCGCCGACCACATCGGTGACCCGGAATCGTCCATCCGCGACAACATCGTGCGCTACTGCCACGCCCACGGTCTGGACGTCGCCGACCACAAGATCCTCATGCTGGCCAACGCGCGCGTGCTGGGCCACGTCTTCGACCCGCTGAGCGTCTTCTGGGTGATCGCGCCCGACGGCGGCCTGACCTGCATCGTCGCGGAGGTCCACAACACCTACGGCGAGCGGCACGCGTACCTGCTCGATCCCGACGAGACCGGCCGGGCCGACACCGACAAGGCCTTCTACGTCTCGCCGTTCTTCTCCGTCGACGGCCGGTACGATCTGCGGTTCGAGCTGGGTTCGTCCTCGGTGTCGGCCTCGGTCGTGCTCCGCCAGGGCGGCGACGCCGTGTTCGGCGCGACGCTGCGCGGCGTCCCCCGCCCGGCCAGCCCCCGCCGCGTCGCGGCCGCGATCCTCAAGTACCCCCTCATGACCCAGCGCACCAGCCTGCTCATCCGCGTGCACGGCGTGTGGCTCTGGCTGCGCCGCCTGCCCGTCGTCCCCCGTCCCCCGCACCAGCCCCCCGAAGGAACCCTCTGA
- a CDS encoding SAM-dependent methyltransferase has translation MTDIAAARWPGIAHTPQTPFKARVARTILRPAVTRTPVRLTFPDGTVWGHGGPDSPEMAVVRPAAFFRRLGADSKIGFGEAYMAGDWTAGPGTDLADLLTPFAERLTHLVPKPLQRLRVFVDKKLPHHEKNSIEGSRSNIERHYDLSNEMFATFLDPTMSYSSAWFASTDDEPLETAQLRKIDGILDQAHVGEGTRVLEIGTGWGALAIRAAQRGAHVTTITISQEQAALAQQRIDAAGLTDRVDLRLQDYREVQGQFDAIVSVEMIEAVGEEYWPTYFAAIDRLLAPGGSVSIQAITMAHHRYLATRNSYGWIQKYIFPGGLIPSLDAIDSTLAEHTTLKVTERRSLGQDYARTLHLWREQFLANWAGVQAQGFDETFRRMWEFYLAYCEAGFRVGYIDVFQLQMSRP, from the coding sequence ATGACCGACATCGCCGCCGCCCGCTGGCCCGGGATCGCCCACACCCCCCAGACCCCCTTCAAGGCCCGGGTCGCCCGCACCATCCTGCGGCCGGCCGTCACCCGCACGCCGGTCCGGCTCACCTTCCCCGACGGCACCGTGTGGGGCCACGGCGGACCGGACTCGCCCGAGATGGCCGTCGTCCGACCCGCCGCGTTCTTCCGCCGCCTCGGCGCCGACTCCAAGATCGGCTTCGGCGAGGCCTACATGGCCGGCGACTGGACCGCGGGTCCGGGCACCGACCTGGCCGACCTGCTGACCCCGTTCGCCGAGCGGCTCACCCACCTCGTGCCCAAGCCGCTGCAGCGCCTGCGCGTGTTCGTCGACAAGAAGCTGCCGCACCACGAGAAGAACTCGATCGAGGGCTCCCGGTCCAACATCGAGCGTCACTACGACCTCTCGAACGAGATGTTCGCGACCTTCCTGGACCCGACCATGTCCTACTCCTCGGCCTGGTTCGCGTCCACGGACGACGAGCCGCTCGAGACCGCCCAGCTGCGCAAGATCGACGGCATCCTGGACCAGGCCCATGTCGGCGAAGGCACCCGCGTGCTCGAGATCGGCACCGGCTGGGGCGCCCTCGCGATCCGCGCCGCCCAGCGCGGCGCGCACGTCACGACCATCACGATCTCCCAGGAGCAGGCGGCGCTGGCGCAGCAGCGCATCGATGCCGCCGGCCTCACCGACCGGGTCGACCTGCGCCTGCAGGACTACCGCGAGGTGCAGGGCCAGTTCGACGCGATCGTCAGCGTCGAGATGATCGAGGCCGTCGGCGAGGAGTACTGGCCCACCTACTTCGCCGCGATCGACCGGCTCCTCGCCCCCGGCGGCTCGGTGTCGATCCAGGCCATCACGATGGCCCACCACCGCTACCTCGCGACCCGCAACTCCTACGGCTGGATCCAGAAGTACATCTTCCCCGGTGGCCTGATCCCGTCCCTCGACGCGATCGACTCGACCCTCGCCGAGCACACGACCCTGAAGGTCACCGAGCGTCGTTCGCTGGGGCAGGACTACGCCCGCACCCTGCACCTGTGGCGTGAGCAGTTCCTCGCCAACTGGGCGGGCGTCCAGGCCCAGGGGTTCGACGAGACGTTCCGCCGGATGTGGGAGTTCTACCTCGCCTACTGCGAGGCGGGCTTCCGGGTGGGCTACATCGACGTGTTCCAGTTGCAGATGTCGCGACCCTGA
- a CDS encoding WhiB family transcriptional regulator — protein MASISRLPDPIQESYEWQYEGACRDVDPETFFSPEAERGPRRRQRESAAKARCAVCPVVAECLEHALAVREPYGVWGGLTAGEREHLLMRRRTG, from the coding sequence ATGGCGAGCATCAGTCGACTCCCCGATCCCATCCAGGAGTCGTACGAGTGGCAGTACGAAGGCGCCTGCCGCGATGTGGATCCGGAGACGTTCTTCTCCCCCGAGGCCGAGCGAGGTCCGCGGCGACGTCAGCGCGAGTCGGCCGCGAAGGCGCGCTGTGCCGTGTGCCCCGTCGTGGCCGAGTGCCTCGAGCACGCGCTCGCGGTGCGCGAGCCGTACGGGGTGTGGGGCGGGTTGACCGCGGGCGAGCGCGAGCACCTGCTCATGCGCCGCCGCACCGGCTGA